In Clostridia bacterium, a single window of DNA contains:
- a CDS encoding nicotinate phosphoribosyltransferase: MRDLTMLSDFYALTMMQGHFSASKQENAVFEVFFRQSSTFNYAIAAGLEEAVDFVKNIKFTKEDIQYLRSLNAFTDDFLDYLSNFRFKGSIRAVPEGTVIFPGEPIMTVDADIKEAMYIEAGILNIINHQTLIATKASRICWTAGGKPVIEFGLRRAQGPDAGIYGTKSAIIGGCVGTSNVYAGKRWNIPVRGTHSHGWVLSFPSELDAFRAYAKIFPDSCLLLVDTYDTLKSGVPNAIKVFDELRAQGHEPVGIRLDSGDLAYLSKKAREMLDNAGYEKAKIFASGDLDENVILHLNAQGACIDMYGIGTKLITSSDHPSLGGVYKIAATKANGKVEPKMKVSDSLEKITNPGIKELYRIYNKSNGYAEADLIALKGEKFGKPLTITHPIERWKSVTFEDYEMRKLLVDIMIDGEVVYKFPTLQEIAEYSKKDFDTFWPEYKRIGNPEIYKVDLSDELYELKQSMIKKIKEKKLI, translated from the coding sequence ATGCGCGATCTTACAATGTTATCAGACTTTTATGCCCTTACTATGATGCAGGGGCATTTTTCTGCTTCAAAACAGGAAAACGCTGTTTTTGAAGTATTTTTTCGTCAAAGCTCAACTTTCAACTATGCTATTGCGGCTGGACTTGAAGAAGCCGTTGACTTTGTAAAAAATATAAAATTTACTAAAGAAGATATACAATATCTTCGCAGTCTTAATGCTTTTACAGACGACTTTCTGGACTATTTGTCCAATTTTAGATTCAAAGGCAGTATAAGAGCAGTGCCCGAAGGTACTGTGATTTTCCCCGGAGAACCAATAATGACGGTAGATGCCGATATAAAAGAAGCTATGTATATTGAAGCCGGCATCTTAAATATTATCAACCATCAGACATTAATTGCGACCAAAGCATCAAGAATTTGCTGGACTGCTGGCGGCAAACCTGTAATAGAATTTGGTCTTAGACGCGCCCAAGGCCCAGATGCAGGCATATACGGAACTAAGAGTGCTATTATAGGCGGATGCGTAGGTACTAGTAACGTTTATGCAGGTAAAAGATGGAATATCCCTGTTAGGGGAACGCATTCTCATGGCTGGGTGCTTAGTTTTCCTAGCGAGCTTGATGCTTTCAGAGCTTATGCAAAGATTTTCCCTGATTCATGTTTATTATTGGTAGACACTTACGATACATTAAAAAGCGGTGTTCCCAATGCTATAAAGGTGTTTGACGAGCTGAGAGCTCAAGGTCATGAACCAGTAGGAATTAGACTTGACAGCGGAGATTTGGCATATTTATCCAAAAAAGCAAGAGAAATGCTTGATAATGCCGGATATGAAAAAGCCAAAATTTTTGCAAGCGGCGATTTGGATGAGAATGTGATTTTGCATCTTAATGCACAGGGTGCATGTATTGATATGTACGGAATAGGCACTAAGCTGATTACAAGTTCGGACCATCCTAGCCTTGGCGGAGTATATAAGATTGCCGCAACAAAAGCTAACGGTAAAGTTGAACCCAAAATGAAAGTATCCGACTCTTTGGAAAAAATAACCAATCCAGGAATTAAGGAACTTTATAGAATTTATAACAAGAGCAATGGATACGCAGAAGCTGATCTTATTGCGCTAAAGGGAGAAAAATTTGGCAAACCTTTAACTATTACTCATCCTATAGAACGCTGGAAATCAGTAACTTTTGAGGATTACGAGATGAGAAAACTGCTTGTTGACATTATGATTGACGGCGAAGTGGTTTATAAGTTCCCCACTTTACAAGAAATAGCCGAATATTCCAAAAAAGATTTTGATACTTTCTGGCCCGAATACAAACGCATAGGCAATCCGGAAATTTATAAAGTGGATTTGTCTGACGAATTATATGAACTAAAGCAGTCAATGATAAAGAAGATTAAGGAGAAGAAATTAATTTAG
- a CDS encoding ribosomal-processing cysteine protease Prp, whose translation MTLVKIKKQGKSIKSVESIGHTGYAAQGEDIVCAALSSIIQTALLGLLSVAAINVKYDRDDEDGYLKFELPDNITEEQAHDADVILTTMYMGIADLEESYSDYIKLEVK comes from the coding sequence ATGACCTTAGTCAAAATAAAAAAACAAGGCAAGTCCATTAAAAGCGTAGAAAGCATAGGACATACGGGATATGCAGCGCAAGGCGAAGATATTGTATGTGCGGCATTATCGAGTATAATACAAACAGCTTTATTAGGACTTTTGAGTGTAGCAGCAATTAATGTTAAGTATGACAGGGATGACGAAGACGGATATCTTAAGTTTGAACTGCCAGACAATATAACCGAAGAACAAGCGCACGATGCCGATGTAATTTTGACTACTATGTATATGGGGATAGCTGATTTGGAAGAAAGCTATTCGGACTATATCAAATTGGAGGTAAAATAA
- the rpmA gene encoding 50S ribosomal protein L27 produces MFINIQLFAHKKGGGSSKNGRDSAAKRLGVKANNGQFVTAGSILMRQRGTKIHPGNNVGKGGDDTLFALIDGVVRFEPMDRQRKKVSVYAE; encoded by the coding sequence ATGTTTATAAATATTCAATTGTTTGCTCATAAGAAGGGCGGCGGAAGTTCAAAGAACGGTCGTGATAGTGCTGCTAAAAGATTGGGCGTAAAAGCTAACAACGGTCAATTTGTTACAGCAGGAAGCATTTTGATGCGTCAACGCGGTACAAAGATTCATCCTGGCAATAACGTTGGCAAGGGTGGAGACGATACATTGTTTGCTCTTATCGACGGTGTAGTACGCTTTGAGCCTATGGATAGACAAAGAAAGAAAGTTTCAGTTTATGCTGAATAA
- the rplU gene encoding 50S ribosomal protein L21, giving the protein MYAVVDNGGHQYKVQVGDVLTIEKVEAEQGSTIELKPVLIVDGDKVSTGSEIGAQVVKAEVLGVVKGEKIIVFKYKAKKNSRKKQGHRQKYTKIKVVSIG; this is encoded by the coding sequence ATGTATGCAGTCGTAGATAACGGCGGTCATCAGTACAAGGTACAAGTTGGCGATGTTCTCACCATTGAAAAGGTTGAGGCAGAACAAGGTTCAACCATTGAACTAAAGCCCGTTTTGATTGTCGATGGCGACAAGGTGTCAACAGGAAGCGAAATCGGCGCACAAGTAGTGAAAGCTGAGGTTTTGGGTGTAGTTAAAGGCGAAAAGATAATCGTTTTTAAGTACAAGGCCAAGAAGAATTCCCGCAAAAAACAAGGACACCGTCAAAAATACACTAAGATTAAAGTTGTAAGTATTGGTTAA
- a CDS encoding DNA glycosylase → MEILVDKGKIVIDNPDSFKIKDILDCGQVFRYNIFSDYAEVLSKDHYARIIEQENKITIECDDAQYFYNYFDLDTDYNSIKQKLRVNPLMCTAIDFGQGIRILKGDLFEILISFIISANNNIGRIKKSLNFISKHLGRDMGGYYAFPELSILAQADEKFFVSAGCGYRSPYLVHTLKYLNSNPQFLQELKTRDTAECMTKLMTLKGVGEKVADCILLFGLHRTDVFPVDTWINKVYKENFEGTLTNRKNIRGFFINLFGQLSGYAQQYLFYYKRSGNV, encoded by the coding sequence ATGGAAATTTTAGTTGATAAAGGCAAAATCGTCATTGACAATCCCGACAGCTTTAAGATTAAGGATATTTTGGATTGCGGACAGGTTTTTAGATATAATATTTTTTCTGATTATGCCGAGGTCTTATCAAAAGACCATTACGCACGCATTATAGAACAGGAAAATAAGATAACCATTGAGTGCGATGACGCTCAATATTTTTATAATTATTTTGATTTGGATACTGATTATAATTCAATAAAGCAAAAGTTAAGAGTCAATCCTTTGATGTGTACTGCCATAGATTTTGGACAGGGCATAAGGATTTTGAAGGGCGATCTGTTTGAGATCTTAATCAGCTTTATTATTTCTGCAAATAACAATATAGGCAGGATAAAAAAGTCATTGAATTTTATTTCAAAACATCTTGGTCGGGATATGGGTGGTTATTATGCTTTTCCCGAGCTTAGTATATTGGCTCAAGCTGATGAGAAGTTTTTTGTTTCCGCAGGTTGCGGCTATAGAAGTCCATATCTAGTACACACGTTAAAGTATCTTAATAGCAATCCTCAGTTTTTACAAGAATTAAAAACCAGAGATACTGCAGAATGTATGACTAAGCTTATGACATTAAAAGGTGTGGGCGAGAAGGTCGCGGATTGTATTCTTTTATTTGGGTTGCATCGAACAGATGTGTTTCCTGTGGATACATGGATCAATAAGGTGTATAAAGAAAACTTTGAAGGAACATTGACTAATAGAAAAAATATAAGAGGGTTTTTTATAAACTTGTTTGGGCAGTTGTCTGGATATGCTCAACAATACCTTTTTTATTATAAAAGAAGCGGAAATGTGTAA